CCGCCTCGTCCGGCGGTCGACGACCGTCCCCGGTTCGATCTCGAACTCGGCAGCTTCGTCGGTCGCGCCGGCAGCGCGGGTGGCCGCGGCCGGAATCGAGCTGAACGACATCAGGCCTCACCACCGTCCTCGACGATGCGATCGAGCTCCGCGGCCACGCGGCCGGCGCGTCGCGGGAACGGCCCCGACCCCCAGAACGTGCCGGTGACGGACTCGCGGAACGACGAGCCGGCACCGCTGGCGGACGCGAAGAACTCCGCCGCCAGCTCGTCGTCGGTCCAGGTGCCCTCGTCGAGGCGGCGGCGCGCTTCCGCCTCGGAGAGCCCGCGGTACTGTGTCAGCACCGACAGCGCCGCGTCTTCGAGGTCGCTCCGGACCGCGAGCGCCTGCTGGTCCCCACCGGAGACGCCGAACGAGGGAGCCTGCGAGAGCAAGGCGTCGAACTCGTCGCCCGGCACGGCGGCCGGCCGGCCACGCTCTGGCTCGGGGAGCGGGCCGGCGTCTGAGTCCCGCCCGAACCACTTGTAGGCGCGGGACAGCCCCGCGAGGACCGCGAAGCCGGCGAGTACGGTCGGGAGCAGCGACGGCAGCGAAGCGACGGCGACGGCGTCGGGAGCGAACGCGAGCACGAGCCCGACGACGGCGGCACCGGTCGCGACTGCCAACAGGAGCCTGCGGCGGTTCATCGGTCGCCCTCCGATCGCAGCCGATCCAGCGCGGACCGCGCGCTCGTCTCGCGCTCGCTGGTCGGCGGGCGCTGGCCGTACCGGACCTCGCGGAAGCGGTCGGTCAGGGTCGCTACGGCGTCTCGATCGAAGCCCGCCGCCCGTGCGCTGGCGGCGATCTCTGCGGGCGTCTGGGTCCGGCGGTCGGCGTCCTCGACCTCGCTTGCCAGCTCTCGCCAGGCCCGATAGACCGCGTTGGTCGCCTCGGCGTCGGCGTCTTCGAACCGGCCGCTCGCGCGTGAGGCCGCGACGGTGTCCGGCTCGCGGGACGGGTCGGGAGCGTCGGCGACCGATTCCGCCGACCCGTCGGCGTCTGGCGTCAGCCGCGACGCGAGCACGACGAGACCGGCGACGAGGACGACCGCACCGATCACGAGCGCGACCAGCGGGAGCGCGTCGGTCGCCGTGTCGGCGGCGACGGCGCTGGCGGAGCCACCACCTTCGACGTGCTCTGGCGATCCGGAGGTCGAGCGGTCGGTTTCGGGCTCGCCCCAGGAGAGCGTGAACAGCTGGGAGCCAAACAGCACGAGCCAGGCGACACCGGCGGGGACGATGGTGGTGACG
Above is a genomic segment from Halomicrobium sp. LC1Hm containing:
- a CDS encoding DUF4129 domain-containing protein, coding for MTVDRIGPVLVVVLGVLAISAAAAGLDSPETATAVGTGEGEGEGAGSSDGTGYTAEAMADTVAPNASSPFGNWVSPVLQLLLVGGIVAYLAWVGYRLWREGASAVPELLKHAVTTIVPAGVAWLVLFGSQLFTLSWGEPETDRSTSGSPEHVEGGGSASAVAADTATDALPLVALVIGAVVLVAGLVVLASRLTPDADGSAESVADAPDPSREPDTVAASRASGRFEDADAEATNAVYRAWRELASEVEDADRRTQTPAEIAASARAAGFDRDAVATLTDRFREVRYGQRPPTSERETSARSALDRLRSEGDR